From a single Wolbachia endosymbiont of Oedothorax gibbosus genomic region:
- a CDS encoding peptidase M2, translated as MTINQQINKNITKEEYFNNNGKGFNSPHVIEVKDLNIKVEVYSHNLRASKVANIESEIRETATNFKNAFELERGSSEQTFKIYMFDDKDDYTHLGGSERFGSYLGDEGGKCYYKGKADVFAEMYVYQQGGVHNLQHEFAHGLTYLATGGKSLPTVLMEGIADYFEHHSDHKFNSQGSSIDKTEAANLDLDKILSLEYSKDSEANSLVYKTGHALIMYLQEKDPSLLRDYLDALRQGNSDESKSFLKDIKGHDTDFKSWLAENDTETAMEHLNALQVTKGDFIAIGQEIVGGEIKNVSYYKANIEKMDGENVGSFSPVEHVAFYDVARAINRATNDTLDISKEYHFLKVVKTSDGQDKLTYSDQQGNEYRNSLEYKNQALRILSKYDTEIKNQVDEFDNLNKGRGEMYQKYHKGEITIEELRNEENTKYRPAFLKFDQLKNKAVDEIENNSQAAKILDGLVNIDPNLIRGTIDSQEGKIFSIKALGKGDMGALSIYDGNTKLGELLSESGFFKQVEGQTKETFVFEDILHNLNVSYEGGAYMAVTKENGHYKASLIDGRTVERDEYFDEAHLHENELLHPSTGHIQKDLDSLLLRGTKILNHQDSEHAQYSDEQKANGVIVEKGTLLDNKGTDRTDDDVYEAVVKQGGENLHAFKNMGFYISEKGNLFIHDHGTNVRFQLPTSITHLKLVEKDGAYKLVPVTKDGNEHPIGMPNISDEYRYIDPIFAHEYEKGDHSHKHVNVGLINLEKYGSGKLFAIKYDPNDYHIQKNSSGEIVRIKDQTYSTKVKLFDGDEEIGMLSNNFHNFKGKIFFSADYNYSYNDFLASVSPQVEIENMGNGSKKITFDQGDGDIGDTNRGYTDYQRIFTKEKQIESPKGQVSETKTEVHSTTNVIAQAAKEQTVMREDEMQSDQPIPSQSLTRTKRTASVEEKEQEQVVLKDTILKIGRSSDQFSEGKHKANVTIDYNDVKAFYDRAEGAEKQSVLDFWNKLHTSDYKVGALQEDKYYFKDGKFVIHDNDTKKLIVLPEDKVSIKIMKDGDSYSLAISNGNGKVISSISKIDNPNYELLSDSSHFNLGEQDNIVLSDQHHEYNLYLENGFVKMFDCASDHIYHDHNSAYIYS; from the coding sequence ATGACAATCAATCAACAAATAAATAAAAATATAACTAAAGAAGAATATTTCAACAATAATGGCAAAGGGTTTAATTCGCCACATGTTATAGAAGTTAAAGATTTAAATATTAAAGTAGAGGTTTATTCTCATAATTTAAGAGCAAGTAAAGTTGCTAACATTGAAAGTGAGATAAGAGAAACAGCTACTAATTTTAAAAACGCATTCGAGTTAGAACGCGGCAGTTCAGAACAAACATTTAAAATTTACATGTTTGATGACAAGGATGATTACACTCACCTTGGCGGAAGCGAGCGTTTCGGTTCTTACCTTGGAGACGAAGGTGGTAAATGTTACTACAAAGGGAAAGCTGACGTTTTTGCTGAAATGTACGTCTACCAGCAAGGTGGCGTTCATAACCTTCAGCATGAATTTGCACATGGTTTAACTTACTTGGCTACAGGAGGCAAATCTTTACCTACAGTATTAATGGAAGGAATTGCAGACTACTTTGAGCATCATTCAGATCATAAATTCAATTCTCAAGGATCAAGTATCGACAAAACTGAAGCTGCAAATTTGGATTTAGATAAAATTTTAAGTTTAGAATACTCAAAGGACAGCGAAGCAAATAGCTTGGTTTATAAAACAGGTCATGCGTTGATAATGTACTTACAGGAAAAAGATCCTAGTTTATTAAGAGACTACCTAGATGCTTTACGTCAAGGTAACTCAGATGAGTCAAAAAGTTTCTTGAAAGACATAAAAGGACACGATACTGACTTCAAAAGTTGGCTTGCTGAGAATGATACAGAAACTGCAATGGAACATCTCAACGCTTTGCAAGTTACAAAAGGAGATTTCATAGCAATTGGTCAAGAAATAGTGGGTGGAGAAATTAAAAACGTATCCTACTATAAAGCAAATATAGAAAAAATGGATGGAGAAAACGTTGGAAGTTTTTCTCCTGTAGAACACGTTGCATTTTATGATGTTGCTCGTGCTATAAATAGGGCAACAAATGATACACTTGATATATCAAAGGAATATCATTTCCTCAAGGTAGTAAAAACTTCCGATGGACAGGATAAACTAACTTACTCTGACCAACAAGGTAATGAATACCGAAACAGTCTAGAGTATAAAAATCAGGCTTTAAGGATATTATCAAAATATGATACAGAAATTAAGAATCAGGTAGATGAATTTGATAATTTGAATAAAGGACGTGGTGAAATGTATCAAAAATATCATAAAGGAGAGATTACTATTGAAGAGTTACGTAATGAGGAAAATACAAAATACAGACCAGCATTTTTAAAGTTTGATCAACTAAAAAACAAAGCTGTTGATGAAATTGAAAATAATTCCCAAGCAGCAAAAATATTAGATGGGCTGGTCAATATCGATCCAAACTTGATCAGAGGTACAATTGATTCACAAGAAGGTAAGATTTTCTCTATAAAAGCTCTTGGTAAAGGAGATATGGGTGCACTTTCTATATATGACGGAAATACAAAGCTTGGAGAATTATTAAGTGAATCAGGATTCTTCAAACAAGTTGAAGGCCAAACCAAAGAAACTTTCGTTTTTGAGGATATATTGCACAACTTAAATGTTTCATACGAAGGCGGTGCTTACATGGCAGTTACAAAAGAAAATGGTCATTATAAAGCTTCTCTGATAGATGGCAGAACAGTTGAACGTGATGAATACTTTGATGAGGCGCATTTACATGAAAATGAGTTGTTGCATCCTAGCACTGGACACATCCAAAAAGATTTAGATTCTCTGCTTCTTAGAGGTACCAAAATCTTGAATCATCAAGATTCAGAGCATGCACAATATTCCGATGAGCAAAAGGCAAATGGAGTAATCGTGGAAAAAGGAACATTACTGGATAATAAAGGAACAGATAGAACAGACGACGATGTATACGAAGCGGTTGTAAAGCAAGGAGGCGAAAATCTACATGCATTCAAAAATATGGGTTTTTATATTAGTGAGAAAGGTAATCTATTTATTCATGATCACGGAACAAATGTAAGATTTCAATTACCAACTAGTATCACTCATCTAAAATTAGTGGAAAAAGACGGAGCATATAAGCTTGTTCCGGTGACGAAAGATGGGAATGAACATCCAATAGGTATGCCAAATATATCAGATGAATATAGATACATAGATCCAATATTTGCACATGAATATGAGAAGGGAGATCATTCCCATAAACATGTAAATGTGGGCCTTATAAACTTAGAGAAATATGGCTCTGGCAAACTTTTTGCTATAAAGTACGACCCAAATGATTACCACATACAAAAAAACTCCAGTGGTGAAATAGTTAGAATAAAAGATCAAACATATTCCACTAAGGTAAAATTGTTTGATGGTGATGAAGAAATTGGAATGTTATCTAATAACTTCCATAATTTCAAAGGTAAAATATTCTTTTCTGCTGATTATAACTACAGTTATAACGACTTCCTAGCATCTGTTTCTCCTCAAGTTGAAATTGAGAATATGGGAAATGGAAGTAAAAAAATAACTTTCGATCAAGGTGATGGCGATATTGGTGACACTAATAGAGGCTACACGGATTATCAGAGAATATTCACAAAAGAGAAGCAAATTGAAAGTCCAAAAGGGCAGGTAAGTGAAACTAAGACAGAAGTTCATAGCACTACTAATGTTATTGCACAAGCCGCTAAAGAACAAACTGTCATGAGAGAAGACGAAATGCAGTCTGATCAGCCAATTCCATCACAAAGTTTAACAAGAACGAAAAGAACAGCTTCAGTGGAGGAAAAAGAGCAAGAACAGGTAGTGTTAAAAGACACAATCTTGAAAATAGGAAGGAGCTCTGATCAATTCTCGGAAGGGAAGCATAAGGCAAATGTAACGATAGATTACAATGATGTGAAAGCCTTTTATGATAGAGCAGAAGGAGCGGAAAAGCAATCTGTGTTAGATTTCTGGAACAAATTGCATACATCAGATTATAAGGTTGGTGCTTTGCAGGAAGACAAGTATTACTTTAAAGATGGCAAATTTGTAATTCACGATAATGATACGAAAAAGCTTATAGTGTTACCTGAAGATAAGGTATCCATCAAGATAATGAAAGATGGTGATAGTTATAGTTTAGCTATATCAAATGGCAATGGCAAGGTAATAAGCAGCATTAGTAAAATAGATAATCCAAATTACGAATTGCTGTCAGACTCAAGTCATTTCAATTTAGGGGAGCAAGATAATATTGTATTATCAGACCAACATCACGAATATAATCTTTATCTAGAGAATGGCTTTGTGAAAATGTTTGATTGCGCAAGCGACCACATTTATCACGATCACAACTCGGCCTACATCTATAGCTAA